From the genome of Apodemus sylvaticus chromosome 3, mApoSyl1.1, whole genome shotgun sequence, one region includes:
- the LOC127681595 gene encoding endogenous retrovirus group K member 13-1 Env polyprotein-like produces the protein MAASCSDLNSLAFIRGGAAGKASFTGASKFFQFRGLSAAIPGKDRITQKYTNSTIEITRFNKTLVNQIDYPPIPVCVYPPFLFILSNKSFEKCSNDTCWMSQCWDSEWATRAMVARVPRWIPVPVEVPSTLSLLRQKRDFGITAAIVVAISVSAVDATTAGIAMVTKVHTDRALNQLSAKVADAVNVHTSASVQLKGGITISNQCLDLVEERLNILFQLAQLGCERKLSALCITSVQYENFSHAANLSRQLSLYLAGNWSQGFDETLESLQAAVLAINSTRVDLSLTEGLSSWTTSAFSYFKEWVGGESIWRSLKLWMRVHALAGLQNQISTKT, from the coding sequence ATGGCAGCTAGCTGTTCAGATCTTAATTCCTTGGCTTTTATCCGAGGAGGAGCTGCTGGAAAGGCCTCTTTTACTGGtgcttcaaaattttttcagTTCCGGGGATTAAGTGCTGCTATTCCGGGAAAGGATAGAATTACACAAAAATATACTAATTCTACCATAGAAATCACTAGATTCAATAAAACCCTGGTGAATCAAATTGACTACCCACCTATCCCGGTATGCGTCTATccccctttcttgtttattctctcaAATAAGTCATTTGAGAAGTGTTCCAATGACACTTGTTGGATGTCACAGTGTTGGGATTCAGAGTGGGCTACCCGTGCCATGGTAGCCAGGGTTCCGCGGTGGATTCCTGTCCCCGTGGAAGTCCCTTCTACATTATCCCTGCtcagacagaaaagagatttCGGTATCACTGCAGCTATTGTTGTGGCCATCTCTGTTAGTGCAGTTGATGCTACAACTGCTGGGATTGCTATGGTAACCAAAGTTCATACAGACAGAGCCCTGAACCAATTGTCGGCCAAAGTGGCGGATGCTGTCAATGTCCATACTTCTGCTAGTGTTCAGCTAAAGGGCGGGATAACGATTAGTAACCAATGCCTCGATCTGGTGGAAGAAAgactaaatattctttttcaacTTGCTCAATTGGGATGTGAAAGAAAACTGAGTGCGCTCTGCATTACCAGTGTACAGTATGAAAATTTTAGCCACGCGGCGAATTTGTCTAGGCAATTGTCATTATATCTTGCAGGAAATTGGTCTCAAGGCTTCGATGAAACACTCGAATCCTTGCAGGCAGCAGTGTTGGCTATCAATTCGACTCGAGTGGACCTGTcgctgacagagggactctcttcctggaccacttcagctttttcttactttaaggagtgggtggggggtgaGTCTATTTGGCGCAGTCTTAAGCTGTGGATGCGTGTTCACGCTTTGGCTGGTCTGCAAAATCAGATCTCAACAAAAACGTGA